The genomic window ACTACCTTCAATAGCTCCACGCAGGTAGTCCCAACCTTCAGTATTGTGGGCATAGGAGTCTTCAAAAATATGTTGTACGAAGAATACCCAGATAAAAATCACCGCAGCAAAAGTTAAGACGCTTAAGTAAATACTTAAAAAGAAAACCGCTCCCAGAAGATTGCTCAGGATAATAATGCTGCTAATTACGCAAATGTTATTAAAGAGCAAATCCCAAAACTCGGTTGCTGTTTGCCAATGTTTGGATTTATGAGCAGAGACGATCTCTGATAAACCCATACTGGGATTGTTCTTCAAACAAGTAAATAGCTCGGCAACAAAATCATAAATTCCCATTATTAGGACAAGCCTAGGCTGGAGCGCAAGGTAGAAAAAACCTCCGGGAAAAGCCATTAATGGATGTCTGAGTAATTCATAAAACCTTTGGTCAGAGGAATTGAGCTTAGAAAACTCCTCCGTTGAGATAAAGTCAGCAACACCGCGATACTCCTCCCAATTACCATTAGTTTTGTGATGGAAGGCATGATCTCTTGACCAGGGGTATTGAGGAATAGCGTTAAGGATACCGAGAAGAAAACCTACACACCGATTAACCTTCTTTGAACTAAAAAGTGAATAGTGTCCGCAGTCATGCATTAAAGAAAAACACCGGATTGAAAATAGCGTCATCAAAACGATGATGGGGGGAAGAAACCAAACAGAAATTGCTACCGCCTTAACTGCCAAAAACCATAACAATACGTAAGGCACAACGGTATTTAAAATCTGCCAAGTTGCTAGAAAGTCGTTGCTCTTCATGTAAGGATTTAGCACGAAGTCAGACTTTTTGATCGTAGTTCTCATTCAAAAAAATTATCTTAATAAAATAACTATGATGAACCTCTTTTTCAATTCAAGCAAGGGTCTTAGGGATAAAATTCTGTTTGCTTAACTCCTGTAGCTATAAGTAATGCGATCGCCAAAAACTGATAAAACCATTACAACTCCTAGATAAAGTGCTTTGAGCGCTAGTTAATACTGATTAATTTGCGCCAGCTAATACAGGTTTTCCTGTAGATACAACTTGTTCGATGATATCCGCAGCCCTACTTACTCCCCCGCTTGCTGGTTGGCGGTTTGCAATCTAATTGCATTATCTCGATAAGATGCTTGGGTAAAGACTCGCTCAATAGCAGTTTGCCGTTGAGGAACATTTAGTTTTGACAGCTTTATCATCTCGCCGCAACCAGTCCAAACAATTCGGGCTGCAACTCCTGGTTGGTCGTTTGTAATAGGAATAGCCACCATTGGTACGCCATGAATAATTGATTCTAAAGCCGTATTTAACCCCGCGCAGGCTTCCGCAATAGTCTTGAAAATTCCTATCAAGCGATTTTGCAATGTTCCCATCGAAGCGTAAATTAAGGGTTGACCTGTTAGTTTTTCAAAAGGGAAGTCAACTTTCGCCCTAGACATTAGATTATGGTATGCCCCAGTAGAGTGAAAACAACTTGGCAAGTTTTCGCGGGGAAATTCAAACTCCGCAGGCTGCTGGCACAACTGAGCTAATTTTGAATAAGCATCGTTTTGACTATAGTGTGAGGATAAATTCCATTCGCGTCGGTATTGAGCGATAGTTTTCCGAATCGGTTGGCGCAATTGACGTAACAAACGATAACCGATTCTATTGCGAAGTTTTCCCCGCCAAGTGCGATCGCATTTCCAAGCTGTATTAAAAGGAGGAACGCTAATATCTTCGTTTATCATCAAGGCAGCAGACACGCTGGTAACTTTATGTCCTCTTCTTTGTAGTTCGTAGCCCAAAGTTGTCATCGGATTGAGATGACCTGTTACAGGAGGACAGATAATACCAAAGTGCGTCATAGGTTTAAGGATAAATATCTAAAATACCTCTCTCTGCATCTAATTGGGCTAATAATCCTACCGGGAGAGCAGCGTTGCAACCATCGTGTCCAAAGCTTAGGTTAGATACTATGGGAATATTTAGGTCAGATAAGCGATCGCGCAATACTTCCTCTATATTCATACTAGGTATATTTGGCGGTGCTTCGCAACGGCTAAATCTTCCTAATGCAATCCCGCTAATTTTTGTCAAAACTCCACTTAAACGCCATTGAGTTAATAATCTATCTATCCGATAAGGTGCTTCGGTTACGTCTTCTAAGGCTAATATTACGCCGTCTAACTTGGGTTGTAGTGGTGTACCGAGTAAATGAGTAGCTACAGTCAAGTTAGCGGGTAAAAGTATTCCTGTAGCAATTCCTCCTCCCCATCCTATACCTTGAAGTGGTGCTATACGACGACCTTCTACTAAGTTAAATAAACGCTCTATTGACCAATCGGGTTCGGAAGCTAAAGTTGTTAATACCGCACCATGTACGCTTGATTTGCCTTGGTTGTACAAGCTCCACAATAAACAAGTAATATCAGAAAAACCAATTAACCATTTATTACCATTTCCCCAAGTCCAATTTTCTAAAATTCTGGCGCTACCATAACCACCCCTAGCGCACAAAATGCCCTTACATTCTGGATCGTTCCAAGCTTCAAATAATTGATTAGTGCGATCGCAATCTTTTCCGGCTAAATATCCGAAGCGATCTTTTATACTTTCACTTACTTCTACTTTATAACCGTGCGATCGCCATATTTCTACACCTTTTTCAAATGCCTCAATTTCTCTTAATGCACCACTGGGAGCAATTACTTTTAATAAATCTCCTGGCTTTAGCGGTGGTGGCATTTGGCAATTCATATTTTTGAATCTAACTTAAACTAAAGGAACAAGCTAATTAAAAGCTGCACGTCCTCAATATAGGCTAGGTTGGTACAAAGGAGGAATATATAATTATGCAATTGACTAGCATTGAGCAAATGGAAAAAATTACTACAACCTTAGTTATTACGAACAGGCTAGACCAAGGTTTAGCAGAACGAGGACTAATGCCTACAGAGGATATACGCACAATTACTCTAAAAAATGTATTAGTCGATACTGGTGCTACTACTTTATGTCTCCCAGCTAATGTAATTGCGAAGTTAGGATTAACGGATTAACCTTACTTAAAGAGGTCGATGTTGCTACAGCTAAAGGTTTTAGTAAAGCTCGAATTTTTGAAGATGCTAAAATTACTCTAGGCGAAAGGGAAGGAACTTTTGAATGTCTTGAACTTCCTGGCGGAACAGATGCTTTATTAGGCGTAATTCCTTTAGAAGCGTTGGGAATTGAATTAGATTTGCAAAATCAAAAGCTGATTGTTTTGCCGATTAGTCCTAATGCCAGCTATTTGAGAATATAGTTACTATTTCAATTTTTTGTAATTCCAGTAATTTGAGTAACTAATTTTGAAGCTTGGTTAATTAGAGAAGTATTAACATTAGTTCGATATTCTTGAGAAATTATCTTGACAACTTTCTCTAAATCTGCATTGCCTTTTCTCGCACCCAACCCATTAATAGAACATTCAATTTGTCTTACTCCACAACTTAAGCCGACAATTGAATTATCTACCGCCATACCTAAATCATCATGACAATGTACGGCAACTATAGCTTTATCAATATTAGAAACGCGGTGAAAAATAGTTTCAAGCAATTGCAAAAATTCCTCCGGTTTTGCCAAGCCTAAACTGTCAGGAATAGTAATAGTTGTAGCTCCACTATTTATAGCAACTTCAACGGCTTTACCTAAAAAATCTGTTTCGGTTCTAGTAGCATCAAAAGCATTCCATTCTACATCTTCACAGTAAGTTTTTGCAAAGGAAACACTAGCATTTATTTCTGCTAAAGTTTGCTCGTGTAGTTTACTATTTACGTTTACAGGTGTGAAAATATTGATTCTACCTCTATTTGCGGGTTTAATTGCTTCCGCCACCGTGATTATCTCTGCTGAATTTGAACTTGCAAGTCCGCAAATAATAGAGTTTTTAATAATTTTAGATATGCTAAATATTTCCTGAAAGTCTTTGTTGTATCTGCCTGGATAACCGACTTCAATAACATCTACTCCCATAGCTTCTAAAAGGGTGGCGATGCTTGTCTTTTGTTGCAGATTCATAGATACGCCAGGAGCAAGTTCGCC from Synechocystis sp. PCC 7509 includes these protein-coding regions:
- a CDS encoding isopropylmalate/homocitrate/citramalate synthase, whose translation is MLQDKIVIFDTTLRDGELAPGVSMNLQQKTSIATLLEAMGVDVIEVGYPGRYNKDFQEIFSISKIIKNSIICGLASSNSAEIITVAEAIKPANRGRINIFTPVNVNSKLHEQTLAEINASVSFAKTYCEDVEWNAFDATRTETDFLGKAVEVAINSGATTITIPDSLGLAKPEEFLQLLETIFHRVSNIDKAIVAVHCHDDLGMAVDNSIVGLSCGVRQIECSINGLGARKGNADLEKVVKIISQEYRTNVNTSLINQASKLVTQITGITKN
- a CDS encoding glycosyltransferase, whose product is MTHFGIICPPVTGHLNPMTTLGYELQRRGHKVTSVSAALMINEDISVPPFNTAWKCDRTWRGKLRNRIGYRLLRQLRQPIRKTIAQYRREWNLSSHYSQNDAYSKLAQLCQQPAEFEFPRENLPSCFHSTGAYHNLMSRAKVDFPFEKLTGQPLIYASMGTLQNRLIGIFKTIAEACAGLNTALESIIHGVPMVAIPITNDQPGVAARIVWTGCGEMIKLSKLNVPQRQTAIERVFTQASYRDNAIRLQTANQQAGE
- a CDS encoding S66 peptidase family protein codes for the protein MNCQMPPPLKPGDLLKVIAPSGALREIEAFEKGVEIWRSHGYKVEVSESIKDRFGYLAGKDCDRTNQLFEAWNDPECKGILCARGGYGSARILENWTWGNGNKWLIGFSDITCLLWSLYNQGKSSVHGAVLTTLASEPDWSIERLFNLVEGRRIAPLQGIGWGGGIATGILLPANLTVATHLLGTPLQPKLDGVILALEDVTEAPYRIDRLLTQWRLSGVLTKISGIALGRFSRCEAPPNIPSMNIEEVLRDRLSDLNIPIVSNLSFGHDGCNAALPVGLLAQLDAERGILDIYP
- a CDS encoding fatty acid desaturase, with protein sequence MRTTIKKSDFVLNPYMKSNDFLATWQILNTVVPYVLLWFLAVKAVAISVWFLPPIIVLMTLFSIRCFSLMHDCGHYSLFSSKKVNRCVGFLLGILNAIPQYPWSRDHAFHHKTNGNWEEYRGVADFISTEEFSKLNSSDQRFYELLRHPLMAFPGGFFYLALQPRLVLIMGIYDFVAELFTCLKNNPSMGLSEIVSAHKSKHWQTATEFWDLLFNNICVISSIIILSNLLGAVFFLSIYLSVLTFAAVIFIWVFFVQHIFEDSYAHNTEGWDYLRGAIEGSSYLELPTILKWFTANIGYHNIHHLSERIPNYNLEACHHKNIHLLKDVKTLRMGDMLACSKFILWDGGTSRLVSIESFRQVAQSSALDPNMVS